A single region of the Paraburkholderia megapolitana genome encodes:
- the valS gene encoding valine--tRNA ligase, whose product MASPIRVPDKPQLEGIEARWSAQWEAQHTYAFDRNAGREAVFSIDTPPPTVSGSLHVGHVFSYTHTDIIARFQRMTGKTVFYPMGWDDNGLPTERRVENFYGVMCDLETAYDPDYRAPEPDTVPTRRSSFARISRRNFLELCHRLIKLDEVAFRDLFTRLGISVDWSLTYATIDERAQRASQRALLRNLKRGELYSQQAPCLWDVTFQTAIAQAELEDRDAVGAYHDLRFIGASGHAVTVSTTRPELLPACVALVAHPEDERFRSLIGSLVHCPLFGMDVPVLAHRLADPTKGTGLAMICTFGDLTDVIWWRELHLPTRAIIGKDGRLQRDVPDWLASEGGRNAYSNIAGSTVAEARQQIVELLTSSGDLIGLPRPLTHAVKFFEKGERPLEIVATRQWYLRNGGRDAALRDELLASGEALGWYPGFMGSRYANWVGGLNGDWLISRQRVFGVPIPLWYPLDAQGQPDFSAPICPDESTLPIDPQSHVPPEFTARERGQPGGFIGDTDIMDTWATSSLTPQIAAGWEETDSCFEQVFPMDLRPQAHDIIRTWLFSTLVRSHLEAQQLPWKHAMLSGWILDPDRKKMSKSKGNVVTPIALLDEYGSDGVRYWAALGRPGMDVAFDKTQMKNGRRLALKLLNVSKFALGFADAADTAYTADGTLTEATDRAMIARLAKVVALATAALAAFDYSKAIEHTETFFWWYCDDYVELVKNRARGTDIGAASAHRALTESLSVIQRLFAPFLPFAAEESWSWWQETTIHRAAWPDAAALEALAGQDASSATIDVLSDVLREIRRAKSEAKVSMKAVVAHLAVSDSAQRLALLEQTENDLRDAGQVAQIEMIASETFQVSVTLA is encoded by the coding sequence ATGGCGAGCCCTATTCGCGTTCCGGACAAGCCGCAACTCGAAGGCATCGAAGCGCGATGGTCCGCGCAATGGGAAGCGCAGCACACGTATGCGTTCGATCGTAACGCCGGTCGTGAAGCAGTCTTCTCGATCGATACACCGCCGCCAACCGTGTCGGGTTCCCTGCACGTCGGTCACGTGTTCAGCTACACGCACACCGACATCATCGCCCGCTTCCAGCGCATGACGGGCAAGACCGTGTTCTATCCCATGGGTTGGGACGACAACGGACTGCCGACCGAGCGGCGCGTGGAAAACTTCTACGGCGTCATGTGCGATCTCGAGACCGCCTACGATCCGGACTATCGCGCCCCCGAACCCGACACCGTGCCGACGCGGAGATCGTCGTTCGCCCGCATCAGCCGGCGCAACTTCCTTGAGCTTTGTCATCGCCTGATCAAGCTCGATGAAGTGGCGTTCCGCGATCTGTTCACGCGCCTCGGCATCTCGGTCGATTGGAGCCTCACCTACGCGACCATCGACGAACGCGCCCAGCGCGCCAGTCAGCGTGCGTTGCTGCGAAATCTGAAACGCGGCGAACTTTATAGCCAGCAGGCACCGTGTCTATGGGACGTGACGTTTCAGACCGCAATCGCCCAGGCCGAACTCGAAGATCGCGACGCGGTTGGGGCTTATCACGATCTCCGTTTCATCGGCGCTAGCGGCCATGCAGTGACGGTGTCCACCACGAGGCCCGAATTGCTGCCGGCCTGTGTGGCACTGGTCGCGCATCCCGAGGACGAACGATTTCGCTCGCTGATCGGCAGTCTCGTTCACTGTCCGCTGTTCGGCATGGACGTTCCCGTGCTGGCACATCGGCTCGCCGATCCGACAAAAGGAACCGGCCTCGCGATGATCTGCACGTTCGGCGATCTGACCGACGTGATCTGGTGGCGCGAACTTCACTTGCCGACGCGCGCGATCATCGGCAAGGACGGTCGCTTGCAGCGCGATGTGCCTGACTGGCTCGCGTCGGAAGGAGGTCGCAACGCGTACTCGAACATCGCGGGCAGTACCGTTGCAGAGGCACGTCAACAGATTGTCGAGCTCCTGACTTCGAGCGGCGATCTGATCGGGTTGCCACGACCGCTCACGCACGCCGTCAAGTTCTTCGAGAAGGGTGAACGCCCGCTGGAGATCGTCGCAACGCGGCAATGGTATCTACGCAACGGCGGCCGTGACGCCGCGCTACGAGACGAACTTCTGGCGAGCGGCGAAGCGCTGGGCTGGTATCCCGGCTTCATGGGGAGCCGCTACGCGAACTGGGTCGGCGGTCTGAATGGAGACTGGCTGATCAGCCGTCAGCGCGTTTTTGGCGTGCCGATTCCGTTGTGGTATCCGCTCGATGCACAAGGACAGCCCGACTTCAGCGCGCCGATCTGTCCGGACGAATCTACGTTGCCGATCGATCCGCAGTCGCACGTGCCGCCGGAATTTACCGCGCGCGAGCGAGGCCAACCGGGAGGATTCATCGGCGACACCGACATCATGGATACGTGGGCGACCAGTTCCCTGACGCCGCAGATCGCGGCAGGTTGGGAAGAGACCGACAGTTGCTTCGAGCAGGTGTTTCCAATGGACCTGAGGCCACAGGCACACGACATCATCCGGACGTGGCTCTTTTCGACGCTCGTCAGATCGCATCTGGAAGCGCAGCAGTTGCCGTGGAAGCACGCGATGCTGTCCGGCTGGATTCTCGATCCCGATCGCAAGAAGATGTCGAAGTCGAAGGGCAACGTGGTGACACCAATCGCGCTGCTCGACGAATATGGATCGGACGGTGTGCGCTATTGGGCCGCGCTCGGTCGCCCCGGCATGGACGTCGCCTTCGACAAAACGCAGATGAAGAACGGCCGGCGACTCGCGTTGAAGCTACTGAACGTGTCGAAGTTTGCGCTCGGTTTTGCCGATGCCGCAGACACTGCCTACACCGCCGACGGCACGCTTACCGAAGCAACCGATCGCGCGATGATTGCGCGACTCGCGAAGGTCGTCGCGCTCGCTACCGCTGCGCTTGCCGCATTCGACTACAGCAAGGCGATCGAGCACACGGAGACCTTCTTCTGGTGGTATTGCGACGATTACGTGGAACTGGTGAAGAACCGGGCGCGCGGCACGGACATCGGTGCAGCATCGGCTCACCGGGCGCTAACGGAATCGCTGTCGGTCATCCAGAGGCTATTCGCGCCGTTTCTGCCTTTCGCTGCCGAGGAAAGCTGGTCGTGGTGGCAAGAGACCACGATTCATCGTGCTGCGTGGCCCGATGCCGCTGCACTTGAAGCACTCGCCGGACAGGATGCAAGCAGCGCCACGATCGATGTGCTTTCCGATGTCTTGCGCGAGATTCGTCGCGCCAAGTCGGAGGCAAAGGTGTCGATGAAGGCGGTCGTTGCTCATCTCGCCGTCAGCGATTCCGCGCAACGGCTAGCGTTGTTGGAACAAACGGAGAACGATCTGCGCGATGCGGGGCAGGTCGCACAGATCGAAATGATCGCATCTGAGACGTTTCAGGTCAGCGTCACGCTAGCCTGA
- a CDS encoding tetratricopeptide repeat protein encodes MTTDEKTGQPDWEQRIAGLWANIDSYTPDDFVEKMRLLTDELPAGNAIALFELASANDSTGHEQQAAPLYRQALAAGLAGIRRRRAVIQLSSTLRNLGEAEESVALLTAERNAGSDELDDAVAAFLALALVDTGREREAVALALDRLSRHLPRYNRSLARYARELIDDHG; translated from the coding sequence ATGACGACAGACGAGAAAACTGGCCAACCCGATTGGGAGCAACGTATCGCCGGTCTGTGGGCCAACATCGACAGCTACACGCCCGATGACTTCGTCGAAAAAATGCGCCTGCTCACCGACGAACTGCCTGCAGGCAATGCAATTGCCTTATTTGAACTCGCATCGGCAAACGACTCGACCGGTCACGAGCAGCAAGCTGCCCCGCTTTATCGGCAGGCGCTTGCTGCCGGGCTCGCTGGAATACGGCGTCGCCGTGCCGTCATCCAGTTGTCGAGCACGCTGCGTAACCTCGGTGAGGCCGAAGAGAGCGTCGCCCTTCTTACTGCGGAGCGCAACGCGGGTTCGGACGAACTGGACGACGCGGTTGCCGCATTTCTCGCTCTGGCGCTGGTAGACACCGGACGCGAGCGAGAAGCGGTTGCACTCGCTCTCGACAGATTGTCTCGCCATCTGCCAAGGTACAACCGCTCGCTTGCCAGATATGCCAGGGAGTTGATCGACGACCACGGATGA
- a CDS encoding aminoglycoside phosphotransferase family protein, producing the protein MSVAKHETLLFTREDQSMFDKYLQQWDLTIDGDPFATRSGNLLPVRQGCVPAMLKISQATEEQAGSRLMVWWNGDGAAPVLAHDDKALLMVRAQGLGSLTQMVKLGRDDDATRILCTVISRLHGPRAKPLPALVPLTQWFNALLSGTTGRGRIFGHCARTASDLLGAPRDVTVLHGDVHHENVLDFGQSGWLAIDPKGLLGERGFDYANLLCNPDSKAALAPGTFARRLALIAEASSIEHRRLLQWVLAWSGLSAVWMLDDGEDAGSRLEIAKLAASALGIVD; encoded by the coding sequence ATGTCCGTCGCAAAACACGAAACGCTCCTGTTCACCCGAGAAGATCAATCGATGTTCGACAAGTATTTACAGCAGTGGGATCTGACGATAGATGGCGATCCGTTTGCTACACGCAGCGGCAACCTTCTCCCGGTACGTCAAGGCTGCGTACCTGCCATGCTCAAGATTTCGCAAGCAACTGAGGAGCAGGCGGGAAGCCGTCTAATGGTGTGGTGGAACGGTGACGGTGCGGCGCCTGTACTCGCTCACGACGACAAAGCGTTACTCATGGTGCGCGCGCAAGGCCTTGGCTCGCTCACACAGATGGTCAAGCTCGGTCGCGACGACGACGCGACGCGCATCTTGTGTACAGTCATCTCGCGCCTGCATGGACCGCGTGCCAAACCACTTCCCGCGCTGGTTCCGTTGACACAATGGTTCAACGCGCTGTTGTCCGGGACCACCGGGCGCGGTCGCATTTTCGGGCACTGTGCGCGTACGGCATCCGATTTGCTGGGCGCGCCGCGCGACGTTACGGTGCTACACGGCGACGTTCATCACGAGAATGTGCTCGACTTCGGACAGTCTGGCTGGCTTGCTATCGACCCAAAAGGTTTGCTTGGCGAGCGCGGTTTCGACTATGCCAACCTCCTTTGTAACCCTGACAGCAAGGCTGCCCTGGCGCCAGGTACCTTCGCGCGTCGCCTCGCGTTAATCGCTGAAGCCTCCAGTATCGAGCATCGTCGACTTCTGCAATGGGTACTCGCGTGGAGTGGGTTATCGGCAGTATGGATGCTCGACGATGGGGAAGACGCAGGCAGTAGGCTGGAAATAGCGAAACTCGCAGCATCTGCGCTTGGCATCGTCGATTGA
- a CDS encoding LysR substrate-binding domain-containing protein, whose protein sequence is MRRKIPSNSALMAFEAAARHGSFARAAEELALTEGAISRQIGRLEAFLNVTLFERVGNRVRLAPNGTRYAVQVRETLDRLERDSLYLMGQPIEGASIDIAAIPTFATRWFIPRLKRFQDKHPNITVHIAERMEPFLLAGSGFDAAIHFENPAWAGMHLHHLLEEVLVPVCSPALLAGTNANVSLDDLPRLHRRQNPDAWQLYAQEVGIELTNSAVGARYDLHSMLIEAALSGLGVALVPRLYVEAELEEGRLVAPWPDGKAITKNFCLVLPEPIELSEAPVQAFARWILEEARS, encoded by the coding sequence ATGCGACGTAAGATTCCAAGCAATTCCGCGCTCATGGCTTTCGAGGCCGCGGCTCGACACGGCAGCTTCGCTCGCGCCGCCGAGGAACTCGCGCTGACCGAGGGCGCCATCAGTCGTCAGATTGGTCGACTGGAGGCGTTTTTGAATGTCACGCTATTCGAGCGCGTTGGAAATCGGGTTCGGCTAGCGCCCAATGGCACGCGATACGCGGTGCAGGTTCGCGAGACGCTGGACCGGCTGGAACGGGACAGCCTGTATCTGATGGGTCAGCCCATCGAGGGGGCGAGCATTGATATCGCCGCCATTCCTACCTTTGCTACGCGCTGGTTTATCCCCCGGCTAAAGCGCTTCCAGGACAAGCATCCGAACATTACCGTGCATATCGCCGAACGGATGGAGCCCTTCCTTCTCGCTGGTAGCGGTTTCGACGCGGCCATTCACTTTGAAAATCCTGCGTGGGCGGGTATGCATCTGCATCATCTGCTGGAGGAAGTGCTGGTGCCGGTCTGTAGTCCGGCGCTCCTCGCAGGCACCAATGCGAACGTATCGCTAGATGATTTGCCACGACTTCACCGGCGACAAAATCCCGACGCGTGGCAGCTTTATGCACAGGAGGTCGGTATCGAGTTGACCAATTCGGCAGTTGGCGCGCGTTACGATCTTCATTCCATGCTGATCGAAGCGGCGTTATCCGGTCTGGGTGTGGCATTGGTGCCGCGCCTTTACGTCGAGGCAGAACTTGAAGAAGGTCGTCTGGTTGCGCCATGGCCGGACGGCAAGGCGATTACCAAAAACTTCTGCCTCGTGCTTCCTGAGCCGATTGAGTTGAGTGAAGCGCCAGTGCAGGCGTTTGCTAGATGGATTCTTGAGGAAGCCCGGAGTTAG
- a CDS encoding sugar ABC transporter: MIYTVECSFADSSSEAEWNDFYSLEKLPALISVSGFRTSQRFKSLSEGCPLYLAVHTIDGLEVLTGDEYRQKGGGNFARWQQHITDWHRNLYSDIGLAPAINANELLVLGASGPDPMTQMGLEPLAMHAVALEKFPERRWIATLPRRNAPFIESVPEGIHLYAPMTEQLTRSRTVSTEQQQ; this comes from the coding sequence ATGATCTACACCGTGGAATGCAGCTTCGCCGATTCCAGCAGCGAAGCCGAATGGAACGACTTCTACAGCCTCGAAAAACTGCCCGCGCTCATCTCGGTTAGCGGCTTTCGCACGTCGCAGCGCTTCAAGTCGCTAAGCGAGGGTTGCCCGCTCTACCTCGCGGTCCACACGATCGACGGTCTCGAAGTTCTGACGGGAGATGAGTATCGCCAGAAAGGCGGCGGTAATTTCGCAAGGTGGCAGCAACACATCACCGACTGGCATCGAAATCTCTACAGCGATATCGGCCTTGCGCCGGCAATAAATGCAAACGAACTACTCGTGCTTGGCGCAAGCGGTCCCGATCCCATGACCCAGATGGGTCTCGAACCGTTGGCCATGCATGCCGTTGCGCTGGAGAAATTTCCGGAGCGTCGCTGGATCGCAACATTGCCTCGGCGCAACGCTCCGTTTATCGAGAGCGTGCCTGAAGGCATTCACCTCTATGCGCCGATGACGGAACAGCTGACACGCTCCCGCACTGTTTCGACAGAACAGCAGCAATAG
- a CDS encoding MBL fold metallo-hydrolase, with product MSNVVFPDQRTGDFTVTAISDGYLTASLDFLSNIDPQEAARIQSDAGQKEPSAVHINCYVVRGAGHTVLIDSGAGGIKQWGGRLRSNLSLAGVEPSGIDTILLTHAHPDHVGGLVDTAGHIAFPNAELVVHQRELAFWQDDGNLARASERARGNFLIARRVFDGYRDRLRTFDEGDVLPGIRALPLPGHTDGHTGYLLESRDQSLLVWGDIVHFPHIQIERPDVSIAFDQDASLAAATRSQLLDLVSAEGLLVAGMHLGELGFARIRRTSGGYGLHYETEA from the coding sequence GTGTCCAACGTTGTCTTTCCAGATCAGCGAACCGGGGATTTCACAGTCACGGCAATCAGCGACGGCTACCTCACCGCTAGCCTCGACTTTCTTTCGAACATCGATCCACAAGAGGCCGCGAGAATACAAAGCGATGCAGGACAGAAGGAGCCTTCCGCTGTGCATATCAACTGCTACGTCGTACGCGGAGCGGGGCACACAGTGCTCATCGACAGTGGAGCGGGTGGCATCAAGCAATGGGGCGGCCGGCTGAGAAGCAATTTATCGCTGGCGGGTGTCGAACCGTCCGGAATCGATACGATCCTGCTCACACACGCGCATCCTGATCATGTTGGAGGACTCGTCGACACAGCCGGACACATCGCGTTTCCGAATGCGGAGCTGGTTGTTCATCAGCGCGAGCTAGCGTTCTGGCAGGACGACGGAAATCTGGCGCGTGCCAGCGAGCGGGCGCGCGGTAACTTCCTGATCGCGCGTCGGGTGTTCGACGGCTACCGCGACAGGCTTCGCACTTTCGATGAAGGTGACGTGCTTCCCGGCATCCGTGCGCTGCCGCTACCGGGCCACACCGATGGACACACCGGATATCTTCTCGAATCCCGCGATCAGAGCCTGCTTGTCTGGGGAGATATCGTTCACTTTCCTCACATCCAGATCGAGCGGCCAGACGTATCGATTGCGTTCGATCAGGATGCTTCGCTGGCAGCCGCCACGCGATCGCAGCTTCTGGATCTGGTCAGTGCGGAGGGGCTACTAGTCGCAGGCATGCATCTGGGCGAACTGGGCTTCGCGCGAATCAGGCGAACGAGCGGGGGCTACGGTCTGCACTACGAGACCGAAGCATGA
- a CDS encoding methyl-accepting chemotaxis protein yields MKQPEELLHTVYVKADRLMIIVVWSLFAISCLLAIRDYNLRAVLSIGLPVAAVASGLVYWRPGTLVTRLFLAASLMTFAALQIHQAHGLTELHFGVFVLMSFLLAYRDWRPILCAAAVIAVHHFTFNYLQLAGLDVYCFTEPAWSIVLLHAAYVVVQAGLLIFIALHMKADAQTGRELAVLGENLARQTGRFDLRLPPMELAGSSSRTFKNTLHAIHDAMREITRTIDQMAASSDNIAAENHILSQEFTTQAETLNATNTAMEQIAQRVRESAEHAASANSLARQTSSAAKQSEQVVSEVVDKMGEIDQAVHRMGDMTAMIESIAFQTNLLALNASVEAARAGNQGRGFSVVAEEVRTLAHRSASAAREIKSLIVDSLQRVEHGSTLAIRAGTAMRDVVGDVEDVARLIDQISTSSDAQSHDVDRLSKGMGTMDTMLGRDVEHVKGVASASAGLREEARTLRRAMSIFLVEQEVS; encoded by the coding sequence ATGAAACAGCCGGAAGAGTTGTTGCATACGGTTTATGTGAAGGCCGACAGGCTCATGATTATTGTCGTCTGGAGCCTGTTCGCGATTTCCTGCCTGCTGGCGATACGCGACTACAACCTGCGCGCCGTCCTGTCGATCGGATTACCTGTCGCCGCCGTTGCGTCGGGGCTGGTTTACTGGCGGCCAGGCACACTCGTCACACGCCTCTTTCTCGCTGCGAGTCTGATGACGTTCGCCGCGCTGCAGATTCATCAGGCACACGGTCTGACCGAATTGCATTTTGGCGTTTTCGTGCTGATGTCGTTCCTGCTGGCCTATCGGGACTGGCGGCCAATCCTCTGCGCCGCCGCTGTCATCGCGGTGCATCACTTCACGTTCAATTATCTGCAGCTGGCGGGACTGGACGTCTATTGCTTCACCGAACCCGCCTGGTCGATCGTGCTGTTGCATGCAGCGTACGTCGTGGTCCAGGCCGGCTTGCTGATCTTCATCGCGTTGCATATGAAAGCCGATGCGCAAACGGGCCGCGAACTCGCCGTGCTCGGCGAAAACCTTGCGCGGCAAACCGGTCGATTCGACCTGCGTCTTCCGCCCATGGAGCTCGCGGGAAGCAGCAGCCGCACGTTCAAGAACACGCTCCACGCGATCCACGATGCGATGCGGGAAATCACCCGGACGATCGATCAGATGGCGGCATCGTCGGACAACATCGCTGCCGAAAACCACATCCTGTCGCAGGAATTCACCACCCAGGCCGAAACGCTCAATGCGACCAACACGGCGATGGAGCAAATCGCACAACGGGTCAGGGAAAGCGCGGAGCATGCCGCATCGGCAAACAGCCTCGCGCGGCAAACGTCGAGCGCGGCGAAGCAAAGCGAACAGGTGGTCAGCGAGGTCGTTGACAAGATGGGCGAGATCGATCAGGCCGTGCACCGGATGGGCGATATGACCGCGATGATCGAGAGCATTGCGTTTCAGACGAACCTGCTCGCGCTTAACGCGTCGGTCGAGGCGGCCCGCGCGGGTAACCAGGGACGCGGCTTCTCGGTGGTGGCCGAAGAAGTTCGCACGCTCGCCCATCGGAGCGCGAGCGCCGCGCGCGAGATAAAAAGTTTGATCGTCGATTCGCTGCAACGGGTCGAGCACGGCTCGACGCTCGCGATACGCGCCGGCACGGCGATGCGCGACGTGGTGGGCGATGTGGAAGACGTCGCGAGGTTGATCGACCAGATCAGTACGTCGAGCGATGCCCAGAGTCACGATGTCGACCGGCTCAGCAAGGGCATGGGAACGATGGACACGATGCTCGGGCGCGATGTCGAACACGTGAAGGGAGTTGCGTCGGCGTCGGCGGGCTTGCGCGAGGAAGCGCGAACGTTGCGCAGGGCAATGTCGATTTTCCTCGTCGAGCAGGAAGTGAGCTAG
- a CDS encoding SMP-30/gluconolactonase/LRE family protein has translation MVARKRIHAVLLATFLAAAFATIAPASQAGNTIGWLANTYGTLAAQVGNTARSMWVAPEGVIYTASMWDEYEGGVAIYQNGRSAGSIGIHGEFQGSAITGNATSIFAALQFSTVYGSGAVGRYNRTTKARDVLIHVSATTNQQKVDTITGLATAGTLLYASDFYGNRVRVYTTDGVWQRDINISGPGALAVDGTGNLWVAQKSEGAIVGFSPTGALLNTIRMSTRSRPSALYFDASSKQLMIGDEGPDMNIKRYTLAGTPTLAGTFGVQGGYLDTTTGIKGQVGAKRFTRVAGIGKDTAGNLYVLNNPWGGGWDLARDGGTDIHAYNSAGNLRWTLQALNFEGIATPDPATDSTLFYGGTNIYNGSGSAGGTFVANTVDPFTYPTDPRIATNGDRDEHFSQLAAVGGNRILVVSGQNPETFYFFHFNAANGDIAIPDAVLPSPAFNATTWVRHGFCLDSKGGIWVGLDKTGYIDHYPLTGFDASGKPTWGPAIRYAIPKTIQQLTRIVYLADSDTMILGQGVTGSTDWTAIGTRIEVYHGWSAGNTTTPNPVITLPHANAKAIDAAGNYLFVGYWFSSGDALSNIDAINLATGKLDTTLTNPSPSTVDASSAIDSMYGVRAYLRTTGEYVVTKNNVKGDSVTVYRWTP, from the coding sequence ATGGTCGCAAGAAAACGCATTCATGCTGTGCTTCTCGCCACGTTTCTCGCCGCGGCATTCGCCACGATTGCGCCGGCCTCTCAGGCCGGAAACACCATCGGCTGGCTCGCGAACACCTACGGCACGCTGGCCGCTCAGGTGGGCAACACCGCACGTTCCATGTGGGTCGCGCCCGAGGGCGTTATCTATACGGCATCGATGTGGGACGAATACGAGGGCGGTGTCGCCATCTATCAGAACGGCCGCAGCGCCGGCTCGATCGGTATTCACGGCGAGTTCCAGGGCAGCGCGATTACCGGCAATGCCACATCGATTTTCGCGGCGCTCCAGTTCAGCACGGTGTACGGAAGCGGCGCTGTAGGGCGCTACAACCGCACGACAAAAGCGCGCGATGTTCTGATACACGTCAGCGCGACGACCAATCAGCAGAAGGTCGACACCATCACCGGACTCGCCACGGCGGGCACGCTCCTCTATGCGAGCGACTTCTATGGCAATCGTGTCCGCGTCTACACCACCGACGGTGTCTGGCAGCGCGACATCAACATCTCGGGCCCGGGCGCGCTCGCTGTGGATGGCACAGGCAACCTCTGGGTCGCACAGAAGAGCGAGGGTGCGATCGTCGGGTTCAGTCCTACCGGCGCCCTGCTGAACACCATCCGGATGTCGACCAGATCGCGGCCGTCGGCGCTCTATTTCGATGCGTCATCGAAGCAGCTCATGATCGGAGACGAAGGCCCCGACATGAACATCAAGCGCTACACGCTCGCGGGCACGCCGACGCTGGCCGGTACCTTCGGCGTTCAGGGCGGCTATCTCGACACCACGACAGGAATCAAAGGCCAGGTCGGTGCGAAGCGTTTCACGCGTGTCGCTGGCATCGGCAAGGACACTGCGGGCAACCTCTATGTGCTCAACAACCCGTGGGGCGGCGGCTGGGATCTCGCCCGCGACGGCGGCACCGACATTCATGCGTATAACAGCGCCGGCAACCTGCGCTGGACGCTTCAGGCCCTGAACTTCGAGGGCATCGCGACCCCAGACCCGGCCACGGACAGCACGCTGTTCTATGGCGGCACCAACATCTACAACGGCAGCGGCAGCGCCGGGGGCACCTTCGTCGCCAACACCGTCGATCCGTTCACCTACCCGACGGACCCGCGCATCGCCACCAACGGCGACCGGGATGAGCACTTCAGTCAACTTGCCGCTGTCGGCGGCAACCGGATCCTCGTGGTGTCCGGCCAGAACCCCGAGACGTTCTACTTCTTCCACTTCAACGCGGCGAATGGCGACATCGCCATTCCGGACGCCGTGCTTCCCAGTCCGGCGTTCAACGCGACCACATGGGTCAGACATGGATTCTGTCTGGATAGCAAAGGCGGTATATGGGTCGGTCTGGACAAGACCGGTTACATCGACCACTACCCGCTGACCGGCTTCGACGCCAGCGGCAAGCCGACATGGGGACCCGCAATCCGCTACGCCATTCCGAAGACCATCCAGCAGTTGACGCGCATCGTCTACCTCGCGGACAGCGACACGATGATTCTCGGCCAGGGCGTAACGGGAAGTACGGACTGGACCGCGATCGGCACGCGGATCGAGGTGTATCACGGCTGGAGCGCGGGCAACACCACGACGCCCAACCCGGTGATCACCCTTCCCCATGCCAACGCCAAGGCGATTGACGCAGCCGGCAACTATCTCTTCGTCGGCTACTGGTTCAGCAGTGGCGATGCCCTGTCGAACATCGACGCCATCAATCTCGCGACCGGCAAGCTCGACACGACGCTGACCAACCCCAGCCCCAGCACCGTAGACGCCAGCAGCGCCATCGATTCGATGTACGGCGTCAGGGCGTATCTACGAACGACCGGGGAATACGTGGTCACCAAGAACAACGTCAAGGGCGACAGCGTCACGGTTTATCGCTGGACGCCCTAA
- a CDS encoding 2OG-Fe(II) oxygenase: MNRTHSSAHSDAPRDEGHRQILDTLQEHGWSEQDNFLPHDLTLALAQECAGLAASGALALARVSQGAARALQPEIRGDRIRWLDAGQSAACDQYLAIMETLRTALNRRFFLGLEEYESHFAFYAPGDSYRQHRDQFRHDDSRIVSVVVYLNADWLPHHGGELRLHPEGSSMRDILPVGSRIAVFLSADMLHEVLPATRDRLSLTGWFKRRT, translated from the coding sequence GTGAACCGCACACACTCGTCGGCGCATTCCGATGCGCCTCGCGACGAAGGGCATCGACAGATCCTGGATACCCTTCAAGAACATGGCTGGTCGGAACAGGACAATTTTCTTCCCCATGATTTGACGCTCGCGCTCGCGCAGGAATGTGCCGGGCTTGCGGCGTCCGGGGCGCTCGCATTGGCGCGGGTCAGCCAGGGTGCGGCGCGTGCGCTTCAGCCCGAGATACGCGGCGACCGGATTCGCTGGCTGGACGCGGGACAATCCGCAGCCTGCGATCAATATCTTGCGATCATGGAAACGCTGCGTACGGCGTTGAATCGCAGGTTCTTCCTCGGACTCGAAGAATACGAAAGCCATTTCGCGTTCTACGCACCGGGCGATTCCTATCGACAACATCGCGATCAGTTTCGCCACGACGACAGCCGCATCGTGTCGGTTGTCGTCTATCTGAATGCCGACTGGCTGCCTCACCACGGCGGCGAATTGCGACTGCATCCGGAAGGCTCGAGCATGCGGGACATCTTGCCGGTCGGTAGCCGGATCGCGGTATTTCTGTCCGCCGATATGCTGCATGAGGTATTGCCCGCGACACGCGATCGCCTGTCGCTCACCGGATGGTTTAAACGCCGCACTTAA